ACAGATTGACAGAAATGCATAGAGGGGTTTGAGTGGTACCACTAATAGTTCAAGAATCATTAACTATATGCCAGCTGACTGGCATAATGGCTATTAAATATATGTGAAGGGAGAAAGTGTGTAATTGTCTCTCCAAGAGCACATTTGTTGTCTGAAGATAATTTTGGCTGACTTGAATACATTAAATGAAGGTGGCCTATAGTGGGTAGACGTTAGGCACACTGCTATACTCCCTACAACATGAGAAATAGCAATCCTCCCTATTCTCCTTTCGAAGAGTTATCTAATCTACAGTGTCAATAGAACCAACTTCAACAAACCTGGAATAACATTTAGTAACTgctgaaaaaataaatcaagaactGAGTTTTCATTCACTgttcacaataaaaacaaaacatttgaagAAATCAATGTGTCATTCACAATTTACCAGAGAATTATACAGGtgaaagagctacaggaaaataAACAAGACTTTATAATAAGAAAACATCACCCAATTCATTCTGGAAATCTAGGAACACACTTAAGACATGTCAGTAAGGTAGCAATACTTCTTTAGCCCTAAAAATACTGCAAAAAATACTTCCATATTGCCCATTTAGGAAATACTCTCTAAAGTGTTAGGGGAAGGTGTTCTTTCAGCCTTGCTTATAGATGACTAAAAAATTATGTCTAAAGGTTTTTGTTTACCTAACATTCTGCAGTCAACCTGCTCCCAATCTAACTGCAAAGACAGTCATTTCTTCAACAAGACAGGCAAAATACATTTTCACTTTCAATAATGCATCGTCAAAACAATGATTTCCAATTCGCATTTCTAATTTATCGTATTTCCTGAACCCAAACATACACGTATATTCGCCTCCTAAATCCTACTCAATTGTCCAAACAATGTACACATACTCTCTTACCGAAACTacttgttgctttttcttttctgtctttcatttttcccaaattaaatagagaaatgTGATCTGTTCACTATCACACAGAAGACAAATGTCATCTTAAGTGTAAAACACCATGTGACAAATTCTGCACCGAATTAATATCCTGTCCTAGCCAGCTGCTTGTTTAGGGGTCTGATATTAAAAACATTGGGGAAAGCACGAGGGGGGGAAAAAATCAAAGTTCAAACCCAGAGGTGTAGCCTTGGGAAGGAGCATGGCCCTCCTATTTATAGTGGTTGACTGACCAGTTGATCATAAAGTCAACCGACAAAGCTGTTTTAGCAGCATAGTTTCTAGGTTGGATAGAAACTTTTAGGATATCGCCATTGCCCTTTTCGGTCTTAGGAGGCACGATCGGCTCCTGCATAATTCACAAGCTTCTCTGGCGTGCTGTGACCTTGGGTTGCCCCAGGCGGGCTGCAGGCACACCACACCGCTTTTCTCGCCTTTCGTGTTGGCCTGTTCTGCTCTCAAAAGAGTACTAACGGTCTTATTTACTGGGCGTAAGGCAAACTCTAATACACAGCAGGGCCGAGGTCACCTGTGACCCCAGGCCAGGCCATGAAGGTGCCAAGGACACAGGGCTGCGCTCTACTACTAGGGCAAAGGTGATGGGCAGCCCTTTCCTCGTGAAGAAACCCAGAATCGCAGTCCCAAGAGGCCAAGCTAGCCTAGTTACCCTCTCAGTCACCTTGCACTGAGTCCCGAGCTGCCAGAGTCACCGCCGCCGCCACCGTTCTACTTCCGGCCCTGGCTCCGCCTACACACGCCTACCCGCCATCGCAATGCACTATGGGCCACGGCTTCAGTCGTTCGACGCTCACCGGACAGGAAGCGCCTCGGAGAGAGTCTGCGACCGGACGCCTCTAGGTGAGACAGAAGCcaaacaggaggaggaagtggagggtaAGTGCTTCCGGGTCCCTCAGCTAAGACTCCGCCATCTTTCCTACACTTAACTTCACTCGTTTTTTTCTCCTCTTGGAAACACTGCCCTGTACGCATGCGTACTTTGGCTTGTCCCCCTAGTTCAAGCTCCCTTCGGAGTCAGCGTCCGGATccttgggggttgggaggtggaTGTAGTGTGGGGTAAAACGAGCGCGTAAAACAAAGCGGCTTGGGGGCGTTTGTGCCTCGTGAGCCCCCGTTGTCACGGGCGTTCGTGTCGCTCAGcctgctgggagttgtagttccaGACCCAGGGGTGCCTGGGAGGCGGGAGAGGGGCTGGGGTTCCTTAGCGCCGATTCCGCGGGAAGGGCCCCGGGACCTCACACTGCTACTCGCGGGAGCGGCGCGGCTTACCCCGAGAGGCGCTGTACCTGGAGCCCGCGCCGCCGCCGTTCCCAGCCGGCTCTGCAGCGCGGGCGAGGGACACGGGACGGATTCCGGAGCTGGTGAGTGCGGCCGCGGGCTGGCGGGGAGCGCGGGCCCGCGCGGCCGGCCTGGTTCCGGGGCTTTCCCCCCGCCGCGGCCCCCCCGCGGCCGCCTCTGTGTTTTGTTTCCGCTGGTCCCCGGCGCTGTGACTCCCATTTCCGTTCGTGGAGACTTGAGGGAGCCGGGTGGGGAGGGGCGGGAGAGGCTGTGCGGGGAGCCGAGGGGAGGGGCGCGGGGAGCGGCGTGGCCGGGGCCGCGCTGCGGGACGCGGCGGAGTCAGTCGCCCGGCCGGGCGCGGTCCAGGCTCCGCGCGCTGGCCGTACGCAGAGTCCGGGCGCTCCCAGGTCTCTCCGGAAGATGCCAGACCTGTCTGTCATCAGACTCAGCCATCCCCGCACTCCAAATCCAGTCGCCCTTCTGGAACTGTCTTAGAGTCGCATCGGTGCAGTCATTCTGATGTATAGGATGACTTTGTGTTTATTCCCCGAAGATGTCAGTGAAAGTTATGCTCTTTGGCgactcccctccccaaccccctgtgGTTGGTATAGTGCAGTGAGCACAACGATGGAGTTTAGGGGATTCCACCTTTAGGGTCAACAGCATAGAGAATGGTGCCACCGCACCGTTTCAAGAGGATAAAAACAGTCATTTGAAACTAAATACTTAGgtagccagtgagatggttcgacaggtaaaggcacttgttgccaagcctgactgCTCAGCCCCTGGAATCCAGGTGGGAGGAGGACAGGACTgactgctctctgacctccacaagtgcgCATGCGCACCTTATaagtgggggtgtgtgtgtgtctgtaagttTGTGTTGGGTGTCACATTCtagcctggctgaccttgaacttgctatgtagactagaccGGCCTAGAGTTTGGAGGTCTATCTGCCTCTATTTACTGAGTGCCGGCATTAAAGGTGAGCACTACTGTGCCTAGAAAAATAGGTCCttcctcaatttttaaaaacaggtagATTGAGCTAATGATAGGCTTGATTGCTGgcaaaagcaaaatatttatacagctCCACCATTGGTTGTCACACTCTTAGATACCCAGCTCTACTAGACACTGGCCACCTTGttagcacttttttttctttcatatttgtatGAATACCTGGATACCAACTGGATTTAAGCCCATTGTATCTTTCTTACAAGTACAGAAGCATAACTTGGGGATACATTGTCATGTCAGAATCAGTTAAGTAAGTACTAAGTGAGATAGTAAGTTTGAGGAGCCCGGGGAAGCCAAGTACTGGATTAACCTGAGTCTCTGGCAACTGTACAACAAACCTACATGACTGAAAAGACAAATGGTAGATTTGAGAACTCATATGCCCTTCACCATAAGGGGGTTTGGGGGGAGTGAGGGGGATTTCAGACAGGGTTTACCTGTGtttggccgtcctggaactcactctgtagactaggctatccttgaactcagatgcacctgccactgcctctcaagtgctgggattaaaggcatggactacCGCCTTCCAGCtcagtttttaactttttaaacagTTAATGAATTCAGTCACATTATATTCCAATTGTCCCCTCCCTGCCCTTCCCTCACCCCATTACTTCTTCAAAGGGGAAGCCCCACTTCAGGATCCACCCTAGGACATCCAGTCACAATAGGCCTAAGCctgtcctttcccactgaggcccaacttGGTAGTCCAGCTCCGGGAAGAGGCAGCTGACtcagagacagcctccactccaattgttacgggtcccacatgaagaccaagctccaCATCTGCTGCAAATGTGTAggtggcctaggtccagcccctgcatgctctctggttggttgTTCATcccccatgggtccaggttagatgACTCTggaggtcttcttgtggtgtccttgacccctccaacCCCCTCATTCCTAtccccagctcttccataagactccctgagctctccctgatgtttggctgttggtctctgcatctgtttccatcagctgctaggatgaaggctctcaggagacagttgtgctaggctcccATTTGCAAGCATAGCAAAGTATCTTTAGTAGTGTCAGGGcgctttttaacttttaaacagATTAGGGGTTTGTTCTTTACATGTGAGACACAACTTGGATagtttgtcttaattttttttctctttttatcattAACTGAAGATTTGATCTATTCTGCTTATTAGTCCCTTGTCACTTTCAGGTGCTGTAGATACCCATTCTGTTTTGTCACTTGTGTGTTAACAAGAATTTTAATCTTTATGTAATCAAATCAGATTTTTAGCTAAACAGTTGTAATCTATCTCCATGTTAAGCTTCAGGTTTGTATCCAAGTTGCTTTTATATAGTTGATatatctttcatttgcttttgtaATGACTTGAATTGGCTTACTGATTTAGACGAGGCCAACATGTAATTCCCCTGAGGTAATTGttgtctccaaggcttactgcctccatctgctaacctaggcctagcctcagaagcttctagcctctgtataaTCTTACCTAGGCCTAGAATCTTTTCAGCCCCTGAGACTTACGGCTGGTtcactcagctgttctgactccaaactcctctccatgctaACTGATTCCGTCTggtttctctctcagcctctcctgaatTCCCTGCTTAGCCTCAAAGTAACTCTAgcaatcttctggctcctttttattCTCCAGCCTGTACTGTCTTTACCTATGTCTATCTTGTTATCTCTTCAACCTGGATAactgtctttgtaaaactgtctCCTCTTGAGggacagtggcacacacctttaatcccagcacttgggaggcagaggcaggcagatttctgatttcgaggccagcctggtctacagagtgagttccaggacagcagggctatacagagaaaccctgtcttgaaaaaaacaaacagacaaaaaaacccctgtctcctctctgttctttttaCTCTATGCACTACtctcaagtagcttccctttcctctctcttttcatgagagttgggcatgtattctgtcaaatctttctgattcatcactttgtctgccactctaCAGGACATCACTTACAAACATGGGTGCATCCCTCTACCAACTAACaactttaccttcactgtttgggattaaaggtgtgtattgagggcatgtctgtattccagacagGGATTGAAGCTGAGGGCTGAACCACACTACAACTAGATACAGGCTcactcccctcccacccccaagaaataacacaatcttggacTTACAGTacaatcaaatatcctgcaacactaACAAGTTCTAATACATTGAGTAATGAAGTCACTGTATCAGGCTAACAGATGCCACTTTAAACAAAAGCTGGCCTATAAATGCTGCATGTGAGCTTTTACATATATAGAGtacctcttttccctctgattTAATTCAGTTTTGGTGTCTTGCAtatcatttttgttcttgtatgtgatgtttttttttttttaaaaaatctcttttaaCATTTAACTCTTCCAGGACTGACCTTTTGAAATACTTCAACCATGACtaagagagaagcagaagaacTGATAGAAATTGAGATCGATGGGACTGAGAAACCTGAGTGCACAGAAGAAAGGTGGATATTTCTGAATTGATCATTTTAATATTACCAGTATACCAGGTTTCGGTCAAGGAGCAGGCCaatgtgtttgttttaacttGACCTCACAGTTTAGAGGATTAATGtattgtagtttgtttttttttgtcctcCTCTGATTTCCTAGCTCAGAGAGGGAAGCATTTCTGAAATACAGGCAACATTAAGCTTAGTTGAGCCAGATCCCATGGTTATAGAAGTCTGTACCCACCCTATCTAagcatactctttttttttttttcccagtttaaGTGCTGGTGACATTTATTTCAAAGACAGTTTAATTGAACCTGAACTTACTTAGCAATAGTTATTTATGAATAACCATAGAGGATAACTAAAAAGGATAGGCTGTTGTGCTGATAGCCAAAAGCATGACAAAAGTCCtcacttagtaaaaaaaaaaatttctttacatTAACCAAgtatatcattattttaaagtaatatcaTTAGTGGGCttgttttataaactttaaacgatttaagaaaaaatatgacTATATGTTTACTAAATTTCATAAGTATATCATACttggaaaatatgtaaatataaaatgatatatttatatgtatgtacactcgTGCACTTATATGCTTGCTTGTATGTGTTaagtgtgtgtacctgcatgccaaaacatgcatgcagaggtcagaggtcagcctcaggTTTTGGTCCTCATCATCCATCCTatttagacaggatctcttgtGTTTGCTGCTGCATAGGCCCATCCATCTGGCCTGTGGGCTTCTGGGGATTTTCCTGCCTTGTCTTCCGTCTCACTGAAGGAATACTGGTGAGATGCGTGCTATCATACCTGGCTTTCTTTGGGTTCTGAGCATCTGAACTCTGGGCCTCAACATGGACAGCAAGGGCTCATCTACTCAGCCATCTCCCTAGACATGcactcatgttttattttattaggagatttagttttagttttaattctgTGTATGGATGTGACTGTATACAGGTGAGTTCAGGTGCCAGCAGCGATCACCCTTCAGGTGGATTTGAGCCACCTGAAACCAGCTCCTGTCCCCAAGGCGCCAAACTACTGAGTCCCCATGttacacttatttttaatatatattttggataacTTTAGAGAGGTTTAAgtcatatttaaagtaaatatgcTGTGAAACTTAATTCCTTAAATACTACTTTTTCAGTCTCT
This genomic window from Mastomys coucha isolate ucsf_1 unplaced genomic scaffold, UCSF_Mcou_1 pScaffold12, whole genome shotgun sequence contains:
- the Atp5pf gene encoding ATP synthase-coupling factor 6, mitochondrial isoform X1, with the translated sequence MTDRSGIFRRDLGAPGLCVRPARGAWTAPGRATDSAASRSAAPATPLPAPLPSAPRTASPAPPHPAPSSLHERKWESQRRGPAETKHRGGRGGAAAGGKPRNQAGRAGPRSPPARGRTHQLRNPSRVPRPRCRAGWERRRRGLQRRPVADSLRGASCPVSVERLKPWPIVHCDGG
- the Atp5pf gene encoding ATP synthase-coupling factor 6, mitochondrial isoform X2 encodes the protein MTDRSGIFRRDLGAPGLCVRPARGAWTAPGRATDSAASRSAAPATPLPAPLPSAPRTASPAPPHPAPSSLHERKWESQRRGPAETKHRGGRGGAAAGGKPRNQAGRAGPRSPPARGRTHQLRNPSRVPRPRCRAGWERRRRGLQVQRLSGGVRSQTLSEALPVR